Below is a genomic region from Alosa sapidissima isolate fAloSap1 chromosome 19, fAloSap1.pri, whole genome shotgun sequence.
ggtggtggtaagaacaggtgtagttgtaacagccagtgttgtagtatcagctacggtggtggtaggaacagttgtagttgtagcagccagtgttgtagtatcagcaaaggtgatggtaagaacaggtgtagttgtagcagccaatgttgtagtatcagctatggtggtggtaggaacagctgtagttgtagatgccagtgttgtagtatcagctatagttgtggtaggaacagctgtagttgtagcagcaaatgatgtagtatcagctagggtggtagtaagaacaggtgtaattgtaacagccagtgttgtagtatcagctatggtggtggtaggaacaggtgtagttgtagcagtcagtgttgtagtatcagctagggtggtggtaggaacaggtgtagttgtaacagccagtgttgtaatatcagctacggtggtggtaggaacaggtgtagttgcagcagccagtgttgtagtatcagctacggtggtggtaggaacaggtgtagttgtagcagccagtgttgtagtatcagctagggtggtggtaggaacagctgtagttgtagcagccagtgttgtagtatcagctagggtggtggtaggaacagctgtagttgtagcagccaatgttgtagtatcagctagggtggtggtaggatgagctgtagttgtaacagccaatgttgtagtatcagctagggtggtggtaagaacaggtgtagttgtaacagccagtgttgtagtatcagctacggtggtggtaggaacaggtgtagttgtaacagccagtgttggagtatcagctagggtggtggtaggaacagctgtagttgtagtaggaacaggtgtagttgtaacagccagtgttgtagtatcagctagggtggtggtaggaacagctgtagttgtagtaggaacaggtgtagttgtaacagccagtgttgtagtatcagcaatggtgatggtaggaacagctgtagttgtagcagccagtgttgtagtatcagctagggtggtggtaggaacagctgtagttgtagcagccagatttgtagtatcagctatggtggtggtaggaacaggtgtagttgtaacagccagtgttgtagtatcagctagggtggtgataggaacagctgtagttgtagcagccaatgttgtagtatcagctagggtggtggtaggaacagctgtagttgtagcagccagtgttgtagtatcagctagggtggtggtaggaacaggtgtagttgtagcagccagtgttgtagtatcagctatggtggtggtaggaacaggtgtagttgtagcagccaatgttgtagtatcagctagggtcgtggtaggaacagctgtagttgtagcagccagtgttgcagtatcagctagggtggtggtaggaacagctgtagttgtagcagccaatgttgcagtatcagctagggtggtggtaggaacagctatagttgtagcagccagtgttgtagtatcagctagggttgtggtaggaacagctgtagttgtagcagccaatgttgtagtatcagctacggtggtggtaggaacaggtgtagttgtagcagccagtgttgtagtatcagctacggtggtggtaggaacagctgtagttatagtaggaacaggtgtagttgtaaaagccagtgttgtagtatcagctacggtggtggtaggaacaggtgtagttgtagcagccagtgttgtagtatcagctatggtggtggtaagaacagctgccagtgttgtagtatcagctatggtggtggtaagaacaggtgtagttgtaacagccagtgttgtagtatcagctatggtggtggtaggaacagctgtagttgtagcagccaatgttgtagtatcagcaatggtgatggtaagaacaggtgtagttgtagcagccagtgttgtagtatcagctagggtggtggtaggaacagctgtagttgtaacagccaatgttgtagtatcagctagggtggtggtaggaacaggtgtagttgtagcagccagtgttgtagtatcagctagggtggtggtaggaacaggtgtagttgtagcagccagtgttgtagtatcagctatggtggtggtaggaacaggtgtagttgtagcagccaatgttgtagtatcagctaggatggtggtaagaacaggtgtagttgtaacagccagtgttgtagtatcagttAGGgttgtggtaggaacagctgtagttgtagcagccagtgttgtagtatcagctagggtggtggtaggaacaggtgtagttgtaacagctgtagttgtagcagccaatgttgtagtatcagctagggtggtgataagaacaggtgtagttgtaacagccaatgttgtagtatcagctagggtggtggtaagaacaggtgtagttgtaacagccagtgttgtagtatcagctagggtggtggtaagaacaggtgtagttgtaacagccagtgttgtagtatcagctacggtggtggtaggaacaggtgtagttgtagcagccagtgttgtagtatcaggtacggtggtggtaggaacaggtgtagttgtaacagccaatgttgtagtatcagctagggtggtggtaggaacagctgtagttgtagcagctaatgttgtagtatcagctatggtggtggtaggaacagctgtagttgtagcagccagtgttgtagtatcagctagggtggatgtaggaacaggtgtagttgtaacagccagtgttgtaatatcagctacggtggttgtaggaacaggtgtagttgtagcagccagtgttgtaatatcagctacggtggtggtaggaacaggtgtagttgtagcagccagtgttgtagtatcagctagggtggtggtaggaacagctgtagttgtagtaggaacaggtgtagttgtaacagccagtgttgtagtatcagcaatggtgatggtaggaacagctgtagttgtagcagccagtgttatagtatcagctagggtggtggtaggaacagctgtagttgtagcagccagagttgtagtatcagctgtggtggtggtaggaacaggtgtagttgtagtaggaacaggtgtagttgtaacagccagtgttgtagtatcagctagggtggtggtaggaacagctgtagttgtagcagccagtgttgtagtatcagctacggtggtggtaggaacagctgtagttgtagtaggaacaggtgtagttgtaacagccagtgttgtagtatcagcaatggtgatggtaggaacagctgtagttgtagcagccagtgttgtagtatcagctagggtggtggtaggaacagctgtagttgtagcagccagtgttgtagtatcagctatggtggtggtaggaacaggtgtagttgtagtaggaacaggtgtagttgtaacagccagtgttgtagtatcagctagggtggtggtaggaacagctgtagttgtagcagccagtgttgtagtattagctagggtggtggtaggaacagctgtagttgtagcagccagtgttgtagtatcagctagggtggtggtaggaacaggtgtagttgtagcagccagtgttgtagtatcagctacggtggtggtaggaacaggtgtagttgtagcagccagtgttgtagtattagctatggtggtggtaggaacaggtgtagttgtagcagccaatgttgtagtatcagctagggtggtggtaggaacagctgtagttgtagcagccagtgttgtggtaggaacagctgtagttgtagcagccaatgttgtagtatcagctagggtggtggtaagaacaggtgtagttgtaacagccagtgttgtagtatcagctagggtggttgtaggaacagctgtagttgtagcagccaatgttgtagtatcagctagggtggtggtaggaagagctgtagttgtagcagccagtgttgtggtaggaacagctgtagttgtagcagccaatgttgtagtatcagctagggtggtggtaagaacaggtgtagttgtaacagccagtgttgtagtatcagctatggtggtggtaggaacagctgtagttgtagcagccaatgttgtagtatcagctagggtggtagcagctgtagttgtagcagccaatgttgtagtatcagctatggtggtggtaagaacagctgtagttgtagcagccaatgttgtagtatcagctatggtggtggtaggaacagctgtagttgtagcagcaaatgttgtagtatcagctagggtggtagcagctgtagttgtagcagccattgttgtagtatcagctatggtggtggtaagaatagctgtagttgtagcagccaatgttgtagtatcagctagggtggtagcagttgtagttgtagcagccattgttgtagtatcagctatggtggtggttagaacagctgtagttgtagcagccaatgttgtagtatcagctatggtggtagTAGttacagctgtagttgtagcagccaatgttgtagtgtCAGCTACAGTAGTTACAGTAGTTGTGATGCTAGTAGTGGGATCCTGTGCTGTTGTCACAGGCTCTGTTGCAGGAGACTCTGTAGTTAACTCAGTTGCTTCCGTAACTCCAGGTGGTCTGTAGGGCCCTGATGGAATGTCTGGGAATCCCCAAAACTCCCCAAAGCGCCCAAACTCCTCAAGGGGGCTTGTTGACAATGTCTCCatgtctgtgcctgtgcctgagcctgtgtctgtctctgtgtctgtgtctgctgtgtctgtctctgtgtctgctgGAGCTGTTTCTGTAGAGATGTCTGCGGGCATGTATGGTTCAAATGGAACTTCAGAAATATCTTCCCAGTAAATGTCAAAGGTGGCTCTAGGTAAACGTGACCTATTTTTCTGGGTGCAAGAGACTTTCACTTTTTTAAGTTTTCCAATAAGATCAAGATAAATCAGAGTTAACGTTTGCTCTTTCtgcagagagaaataaagagatacAGTTAAAACCATGTAATAAAAATGGTATAACTTCATGGTAATGAATATAAAAATGACATGGTAATGAATACCACACTGAATATTTTACATTTGTGCATGGTTTATTCTATTAAAATGGAGAGTCATTAATTGAAAGGGATCTTACCTCAATATTCATTTTGACATACAGAAACCAATTGTTTGTCCATTGTTTGACATCCTTTCCTTGATCAACATGGAGATCTTGAATGGTAAAATTGTAATATTCAATTTAGAATGACACTGTAATATCTAAAATTTCCATCAGATCTTCTGATAAACCCTCAAATTTTGCTGAGCTGCTGGTATCGACACATTCAAAATCATGTATCTCATCATGTTGTCTAACAAATAAATAGAAAAATACAGAAAAGAAGTAGAAAAGAAGAGTTGATGACTTTCAAGGCTGGCTTGAAAGTCAGACTTTTTCCTTGCTAGTGTGACAGAACATAAGTGTGTGATATGGCAAATGTGTGAGGTTGACAACCTTGCTTTGGGCCTAGTGGAGGTTATTTGCAGTACACTCACCAGACACTAAAACGTGCTTCAGAGTGCGTCCAAGCAGCTTCACTGTCATTtcattcttctcacacttcacCACGGGAGCTACAGTCCTTGAAGCTGCGCGTGATGGCGTGAGCTCGAGGCACGACGCCGCCGCTGTTACATTGCGCATCAGCTCGCGGTCAAAGTACTGCACTGTCACCGAGTGGAGCTGCATCCACTCCATCACCTGGAGAAGAAATGTTACAAgacttaaaggcacactatgcaggttttttagcttaatatgcaattttttttacttaatttaccttcatttaacagcttcagagtcattggaatggttatatgacccAATACTATTAAGAAAAACTCAAATCTAAGTAAGAAGTAACATTAGAAATCCCTGATCAACATGATTGGTTAtcctggaccaatgatttcaaggTGAATTCAACGTTTATACCTGCTATGAAAGAGTTCCCAATCATGAGAGGCCAGACTCTCTTCACAAAGTAGTGTCTGAAAATCAGGCTTTATTTCCACGATTTTATATTAATTTCTTAAACAAATAATTAGAGGTCAGAACACCTGTGATGCACACAGACCAATAT
It encodes:
- the LOC121693637 gene encoding uncharacterized protein LOC121693637; amino-acid sequence: MKISNDSMPQFHCDNESLVLRFTVAMHTHQFLFNENFSPINIQHLPAHCRHTTEKRGSWMLLKVFFKGCYLHHKVMEWMQLHSVTVQYFDRELMRNVTAAASCLELTPSRAASRTVAPVVKCEKNEMTVKLLGRTLKHVLVSDLHVDQGKDVKQWTNNWFLYVKMNIEKEQTLTLIYLDLIGKLKKVKVSCTQKNRSRLPRATFDIYWEDISEVPFEPYMPADISTETAPADTETDTTFHQGPTDHLELRKQLS